The Lathyrus oleraceus cultivar Zhongwan6 chromosome 5, CAAS_Psat_ZW6_1.0, whole genome shotgun sequence genome includes the window GCGATAGAACAATTCATCCCGGCCTCTACCAGTTTGACAACCTCTTTCTTCTTCAGCACCCGCATCAATTGATTCTCTTCGTTTGTGGACAAATTATTGCTAATGATCACGGGTTTAGTACAGTTATCATCAAGGTACACATATTTCAAATGTGACTCCAGTTTTGGTTCCTCCACTATATTGGTCATATCCACGCCTTCCCTTGTCTCTTTATGATAGACAAGTTCTCCACAAGCTTCTAATTCATGGAACAATGCTTCCAtgtgttttcctttatttttggttGAGCCTTTGTATACTCCGATAATAAATCTTTCGGaaggattagaaacatgaacctggtttgcgacctccacaAGTTTCTCCTCTGTGGCATCaattcggaaagaatcatgtttatcattaagatgctttttggcttcaaaaagatggaaggctacctcttcattttggacccttaccttcatcaaaccgttatctacgtctatcatcatgcgcgcggttttcatgaatggtcggcccaggatgagcggagcatcatcatcctcttccatatcaataataataaaatcaaccgggaagaagaatttatcaactttgactaacatgtcttgagccactccatatggtgcagtggtagatttatcagcaagttgcaaagtcatcttcgcaggtttgatatcaacatttcccaatcttttgataatggacaggggaattaaattgatgctagatcccaagtcaattaagccattacccatgtaggtgtctccgatggttaccggtaaagcgactcgtcccggatcggattccttccttgggagagttttttgaatgatggcactacatcgtgcatcaagcaagattgtctctggttccgtgtacctccgtttttttgtaagtatgtccttcatgaatttggcatactttggcatttgctccaaggcttcagcaaacggaatgttcactttcaattgtttaaaaatatccatgaaccgggcgtaatgccgttcattctcccttttggacggagcatgaggataaggaaggttttggattggagtagcgctcactacctcctttcctttagcaatTCTCGAACTCCTCCATCTAGGTTTTTTTTCTGGCTCCACCACTActtcatcacttgtatttttctcaatctccacactttttttcttttcaacttcaccattcttttcgttcttttcaacttcttcctcctcactccactcccccacttcaccatcaatattttcctcaactatttcctcctcattttctctctcaactctttttttattctcactcatcaactccctcccacttctcgttgtgatcgccttacaatactccttaggatttgtttgcgtgtttgccgaaaaggaaggaccggtttgttgttccgcgagttgcttagcaagttgcccaacttgagtctcgagattttttatagccgcgtcgttgcttttttgatttgccattgacatttgcatgaattgcgtcaatgtctcttccaacttagaatttacgaccggcggttgttgaggttgataaggattttggggagggttttgacggctagaagaaccacctccataaccttggttatggtaatagttactcctaggttggaattgttgttgttgattttgagggtgtggttgataaggttgttgttgttgttgtctcggttggtttgccatgtagtttacttcttcgaaTCCCGGAGGTGGAtagaatccggtgtcatgctcacctttgcaaagctcacaacaagctatttgtttagctttagacggttctctcaactctttaatttgttgcgttaagagttccacttgttgtgagatgagcttgttttgggcaaggatgacatcgttcgtccctagctcaagcactcccggcttcttcaaagagttgcctcgactttgactctgaagatcatttagagccattcgatttataatgtttgtagcttcttcggcactttttgacaataaagagccacccgaggtagcatccaacaacgtcttgcaatttggttgaagtccatttttgaagatatggatttgagtcaaatcatcaaatccatgccctttacatttccgaagcatggacttgaatctttcccacacttcatttaatgattcactggttccttgtgaaaacaccgagatggccgtcttggattccatgaaccggttatgggagaagaatctttcgatgaatttctcttctaacacgttccagtctgtcatgacggctggtgtttggtctaagtaccaatcttttgctttgccgagcaaagcgtggggaaataatcttctgaataacgggagctcctgagcctgatccactccggccgccaatgctatctcataaaattttgtgagaaaagcaaagggatcttcatggtccattccggtgaatggacttccatataataaattgagagttcccgttttcatctcagcttgccttcccgtgtggttggcaaactgagcggtgtttcttggactgtttatgcatggagtagaaataggtggcggtggtggtggctccatgttaggtatgaatggtggtgaatttgtggtagaagaactttctccttgctcttgacgttgtctagcctgttgcctcctaagtctcgttttgctattgagcctccttgcggttctctcgatctcaggatcaaaaagaagttcgtccacagggatttgccctcgcataaacgtaagctgcacactaaaccaaacagattacaagcacaagtcaaaaattcgaaagctaaaaattaagcaaccattgtgatgctcgcaatatcaatttacaatccccggcaacggcgccattttgttggttgtacttttaagtgtcgggtttttgttatcgtatccacagggattgtaagatatcaccgcctttcgatggttgtattaattcttaACTTAaggtaacaatagggttttggtgtttgtcacgGTGTCTTGCATAAAATGTAATAAAATGCGataaaagttatggtttgaatatttgagaaatattgccaaagttagggttcaacgatcactttgcatgtatttgttcggtcaacaatcttataaactcctttagatgataaattatttcacaaagtcctcccaatgtgtttctctcgaacacacattgtgagttttcccattttgatccattgtttatctctaacacaatctatcaaaatgacaactttttggttcaaccttatggtgaacaaaatcattcattactatctctagctaacaaacaagattggatgaaaacctaggttaagagttggtaaacatctctcgatcataaaccaacacaaagagttttgaataagaacaaagttttcatcatagattcaccattaaagagtttacaaatgaagatccttacatttacacacaaagctaatgatcatctacatctaaccttgacaaatggaggacttagctactcattttcatggtagcttggtcggcaagtttcggaagaaggttgatcaacatccaagtcgaataatcaagattggatgggaatccaccttctttttgtaaaagatggttaagagatgaagagaaatgaaatttagggcacaaaagcttctaagaacaatgctgtaaaaatatctagaaaaagtgtaaaagtatggaaaaactaggcatggctccaaaaagtggcacttgctacttatagagctgtactgggttgtcatgctcgctaggcgagcagaatggctcgcctagcgagggtctaattgaggcacatgaggcacctgcgcccagagaaacagcctatctctgactgtcatgttcgcctagcgaacaaaaccttcgcctagcgaagggcacgcttcaaccctcgctccagcgaggttgagaggtttggctactggaatcctCGCTGGGATCTCACtgatggctcgcctagcgagtgagtgctggctgcgcttttcaccaagtctggacgcgTTTGCTGCAACGTTTGCTGGAAGCTCGCCTAACGAGtttggtcatgtttgccactgtaaaatcctggagcatttcgctggacgctcgcctagcgagtgcttcgccacagacctcgcctagcgagcaagctgatgaatgcttgttttatttggtccctttgccaaattctttgtgtcttcactttctattatttcatgcctaattcctgcataataacacacaaatcaaagggaccaagatagattatcattgtattgcatttcatctgaaacaaaggtggtttcgacattttagcaaggaaatagagtgaaagatgcccacatatgatagctcaaataagcacttttgggcatctaacacttATTTGGTTCATAGAGAAAAGAAATGGCATATGGGTAGGTGGTAAGAGATATAAACATGTGGCCACCATTTTCCATAAGTAACATGTGGTTGGAAAAAGGTTACATGTagtaacaaatatctcaagtggcACTATACTTGTAATATTTGTTCTACAAGAtctattgacccattattagtgttaccaaaatgccccaattaataaaatgtcagttccaattaatattaattaagtcaacctggactcactatttactctatttatcccaattgataacttttagagcacataggaactcaaCTGATCTCAATGAATAGGAATCTGATGATAAAATATGGATTACTCATCTattgcttactcatctaagcatatCAAATAGAGATCTGCACCACCAATGGAAaaacattctgaatacatgatcggttccacaaatcATAACAAGATTCATCAATTAAAGGTGACCTCATTCACCAAAATACACAAGCAAcaacatggcatgttccatacaaagcgTCTCATTATCAACTATGGAAATCATTCGTACACGACCTCCACATAtagcgtcgtacgaatgaatatCGTCTTCTAATGTTATCTAAGTTATAAACCTAACTTATGGCCTAATACCAATCCTAGGTTAACTCACTAGATTCATTATGTAATGTTCACAATTAACATGGATTCAATACAAGCATGGCATCACAAATGATTAATGGCTGAAGGAATGCACTTAGAAACCTTTAAaaaatggattttgaagtttttggcataagccaatcgattggttgggaagcccaatcgattggttcctctcacattGCTGTTTTTCAAAGTTTACaaaggatcaatcgattgatcctcagtgtcaatcgattggctcaCGAAAAATTTCCAATTTTCCAAAATAGAAAGTTTATGCAATCGATTGTAATCCCCTGTCAATCGATTGGTCTTGCTAAAATTTCCTTTTCTTCAAAATAGAAGGTTTGGCCAATCGATTGGTCCTTACCATTTTCACAAAAATACTTTCTGTATCACTTGGATTTCCACCTACATAAGTTATCTTTATAACAAATCATACACTTATTCTTCCAACAAAACCCATCATACCACATACTCATATACACATATATATATCAAGGGTTTCAAGTTCATAACCACAACCACAACAAACTATGTAGTCACAACAATCGTGAAGAACATATCAAAGCACTTGTTCATGGAAATCAACAAATGGAAGAGGAGAAGTTATTGAGGATTATATGATGATATGAATATGATGGTGATGATTCCAAGCCCTTGATTTCTCCAagcttttcttcttcttcttctctaCTAGCTTCTTCTTCTTTTCTATTCACTTATTTGGTTCATAGAGAAAAGAAACGGCATATGGGTAGGTGGTAAGAGATATAAACATGTGGCCACCATTTTCCACAAGTAACATGTGGTTGGAAAAAGGTTACAGGTAGTAACAAATATCTTAAGTGGCACTATACTTGTAATATTTGTTCTACAagagctattgacccattattagtgttaccaaaatgtcccaattaataaaatGTCAGTTCCAATTAATACTAATTAAGTCAACCTGGACtcactatttactctatttatcccaattgataacttttagagcacataggaactcaattgatctcaatGAATAGGAATCTGGGTATTTAAGGAAATACGGTGTATTACACCCCCCCTTAAATAAAAATTTGTCCTCGAATTTAAATATTACTTGGAAGAGATGAGGGCAAGCTTCTCGCATTTCTGACTCCAGTTCCCAGGTAGCATCGCCTAGATATGATTCATCATATTGCACATTAACAAGAAGGATCCCCTTATTTGTTAATACCTTAACTTCTCGTCCTGCGATACGACTTAGTAGAAGTTCGAAAGTCAAATCTGCTTCTACTTCTATTGAATCTGGAAGAATAAGCTGAAGAGAATTTAGAATGAACTTTCGAAGTTGAGATACGTGGAAAACGTCATGCATTTCTAATATAGAAGGTGGTAAGGCTAATTTGTAAGCTACTTCTCCAATCCTCTCTATAACCTGGTATGGCTCCACGTATCTCAAACTTATCTTCTGTAATTTAAACGGTCCTTTCAGTCTCAACCTCGAAGTCGCCTTCAAGAATACATGACCACCTTCATCAAATTCTAATGGTCTTCTTCTGTGATCTGCATAGCTCTTTTGACGATCTTGTGCTTTCTTCATCTTACCACGTACCATCCTTATCTTTTATGTAGTCTCTTGAATAATCTCTGGTCCTAAGATTCTTTCTTCACCAACTTCCGTCCAACATAGAGGTGTTCTACACTTCCGTCCATACAAGGCTTCATAAGGAGCCATCTTGATACTTGCATGATAACTATTGTTATATGCGAATTCAATCAATGGTAAGAGCTCCTTCCAATTCCCTTCACTTTCAAGTACACAAGCTCTTAACATATCTTCTAGTGTCTGTATCGTCCGTTTAGTCTGACCATCCATTTAAGGATGATTAGATGTACTCAAACACAACTTCGATCGCATAGCTTGTTGGAATGCCTTCCAAAATCTTGAAGTAAACTTTGGATCTCTATCGGATACAATACTAGTTGGAACGTCATGCAGTCTTATGATTTTTGAAATGAACAACCATGCAAGATGACTTGCCTTGTAAGTAGTCTCCACAGCCAAGAAGTGTGCAGACTTAGTTAACCGATCCAtaatcacccaaattgaatcataaccaccttgggtccgaggtaaccctactgcaaaatccattgaaatactatcccatttccaaacTGGAATCTCTAAAGGTCGCAATAAACCACCTAGCTTTTGATGTTCGATCTTTACTTGCTGGCATACTATGCATTCCGAAACATACTCTACAATATCCTTCTTCATTCCAGGCCACCAGTAgtccttcttcaagtcttgatacatcttcgATGAACCTGGATGTATGGTAAACACCCCTTTGTGACCTTCCTCTAAAACTTTTCTTTTCAGCTCGGTATCATCTGGAACACAAATCCTTTGATTAAATAGAATAACTCCATATGGTGATTGAGCGAAACCTGGTTGAGTCGACATCTCTTCCAACTTCTCATCCATCATTTGTCCTTGTCAGATCTCTTCCCTTAGGTTAGAAGTAACATTCAAATTTCCCATTATCACACCATCATGCGTCCAACTAAACTGAAGATTAAGATCTCGTAACTTTTCCAACATTGCGTATTCTAACATCATTAACTCGACCTTATGCATCTCTTTCTGACTTAAGGCATCCGCAACCTTATTCGCCTTCCCCGGGTGATACTTAAGCTCAAAGTCAAAGTCCTTCAAATACTCCATCCATCTCCTTTGTCTCACGTTTAACTCCTTCTGGTCAAATAAGTATTTCAAACTCGTGTGATCTCTAAACATCTCAAAACGCactccatacaagtaatgtcgCCACACCTTCAATGTAAAAACAACAGCACCTAGTTCAAGATCATGAGTCGGATAGTTCTCTTCATGAGGCTTCAATTGACGAGAGGCATAAGCTACAACCTGACCACTCAGCATTAACACCCCTCTTAATCCTTTCTTAGAGGCGTCACAAAATACTTCATAAGACTTACTAGGATCAGGGATGATCAAACGAGAACAATTGTTAGCTTTTCCTTCAAACTCATAAAACTCTGTTCACACTTTGAATCCCATTTAAAATAAATTTCCTTTCGGGTAAGTCTAGTCATTGGTAAAGTTATCTACAAAAATCCTTTATAAACCTTCGATATTAACCTGTCAAACCCAAGAAACTTTTGACTTCGGAAGCATTCTTCGGTCTTTCCCAATTAATATCTGCTTCGACTTTAGATGGATCCACTGACACTCCCCCTTGTGATATTACATAACCAAGAAACTTCACTTCGTTCATCCAAAACTCACACTTACTTAATTTGGCAAAAAGTTATTTCTCTTGCAGTACTGACAGGACAATCCTTAGGTGTTTTCCGTGCTCTTAGGGAGTACGGAAATAAATAAGAATGTCGTCAATAAAGGTCACCAGGAACTGGTCCAAGTAAGGTTGAAATATTCGATTCATATAGTCTATAAAAATAGCAGGGGCATTCGTCACACCAAACAACATTACAAGAAACTCATAATGGCCATATCGGGTTCTAAATGTGGTCTTTGGCACATCCAAATTCTTAACTCTTATCTGATGATAGCCCGGTCATAAATCAATCTTCGAGAACACGCTGGCTCCTTTCAACTGATCTAGCAAATCATTTATCCTTGGTAgaggatacttgttcttaatggTGACTTTATTCAACTGGCGATATTCAATACACAACCGcatactaccatctttcttctttactaatAACATTGGAGCTCCCCATGGTGAGACACTAGGTCGAATGAAATGCTTGGTTAACAACTCTTTCAATTGATCCTTCAACTCTCCCAACTCGAGTGGTGCCATACGATACGGAGAAACGGAGATTGGAGTCATCCGAGGTATCAGATCAATAGAGAATTCCATTTCCCTTTCAGGAGGAAGAGAAGTGAAATCCTCAGGGAAAACTTCTGGAAATTCACAAACGATAGGAATTTGTGTAACACTCAGATTATCGCTAGGTTCCTTGGTGAGAACCAAGAGAACTGACTTTTCCTTCTCAAATAAGAAATTAACCATACCAACCGTACCTTCCAAGATAGTAGTTAATACATCCTTTGAAGTAGCTTTACTAGATGGAATGATAATCAACTTCTCTTCACATCCAATAAACACCAAATTGGCAGAAAGCCAATCCATCCCCAAAACCACATCAACCTTCTTAAGTGGTAAACAAATCAGATCAATCTGAAAAATTCTACCATTCACCGAGAGcgaacaattttcacaaatcaacgGTGTCTCAACCACATCATCCATGGCGGTAGTAACCACCATAGGAGGAGACAAAGGAATTGCTTGCAAGCCAAGACACTCCATGCACTGAATTGATACAAAAGAGTGTGTCGCACCATAATCAAACAATACAAAACAAGGATGATCATGGACGAGACACGTACCAACAATTAAGGTATTGTTGCTATTAGCCTTCCTTGCATCCAAAGTATAAACTCGACCAATACTCCTCCCTTACATTTGATTCTTATTTTGAGGATAATCCCTAGCCATGTGCCCCTCCCTCTGACAAGTAAAACACTTAATTTCATTTTCAACACACCTTCCAAAATGAGATCTCTTACATACTTGACATTGTGGAGGATGGTTAGGTCTTGCATGCTGCACTTGTTTCCCTTTGAACGCTTGAGGTCTAGGCCTAAACTGGTTACCTGGCCTTCCTTGGTCTTTCTGTCCACTCATATACTGATCCCTTTCTTCTTGAACTTTCTTCAAACTGTTCTCAACCACATAGCATTGCCTTAGCAATTCATCATAAGTAGTGAATTCCCTTTGAGAAACACTATGAGAAATTTCACCTCTTAGAACAAAAAGGAACTGATCGATCTTCCATTTTTTTCTCATCTGGTGCGTACTCGGTCTGTCTAGAATAAGCAGCCATATCTTCAAACTTCTCAGCATACGCAGGTACTATCATAGTATCCTATCTAAGTTGCTGAAACTCAAATTCTTTCTGAGTCCTCAAAGAGCTAGGAAATTACTTATCCAGGAAAGTAGTCTTAAAATGCTCCCAATCCCTAGGTACTCCTTGATTGGTCATAAGAGTCGAAGCACTCTCCCACCATCTCACAGCTGGACCCTTCATCATGTGAGAAGCAAATACAACTTTATTCTCCTCACTATAATGCACTATCTGAAAAATCTTTTCCATGCTGGTTATCCACTCATGAGCCTTCATAGGATTTAACCCACCATGGAACTCAGGAGGATTCATGCGGAAGAAATCTCGGAAACTACCACCTACAGCTTCTTGTAGAACCCCTTGAGGATGAAAACCACCATTCCACTGTTGCATCATCTGTTGCATGAATTGgttttgttgttgttgcatctgttgCACGAACTGAGGCCATTGAAAACCTTCACTACCACTTGGCGGTTCGGAGTCCGAATTCTGAGTTCTGGGTCTACCACGACCTCTGCATCTGTCAGCCATGATCCTGAATGTCATACAAATAAAATTAAGTTGATTAAGCTCAATACTATGAATATAACATAAAGGATAATGATGACAACCCACATATGAGGCAAACAAAAATACTTATAATATCGCATGGCTAGGTCGAGGACacgacctgctctgataccaattgtaacacccacatataatacatgtctagaatacatattatacatagtgtaatattggtactgaaatacataagcaCCTAGCGGCAACAGTGTACATATTTACATGCCCAAAAGAAACATAACATGGCACAAAACGTACACAAaagtgcccaaaataaaactagGAGCTAGATCATTAAACAATAATCTCAAAAATATCTACATAGCAGAGTAGCCATCCAAACATCAGGTAAGCAAGTCATCACACTAACTTATCCTTATCCTTCACCTTCTTagaaccacctgaaaaataatcaacaacatggggtgagatgATAATTTtagtgggttccctatcttatggatccactcggctctacagggttttctaatccatatccaactcaagtcaacaagggagAGAAAACGTAAGTGATGGGGAAGTAACTCACAATGTATGACAACATGCACCTGAGTTCTCACAACTCAAACAAgatcattattcagattcacTAAACATCAATCCCCGAGCGGACCTACGTCTAGGGCAAGCCCAGTTCATGCATGCTCatatgattcgactttcgcggtggatatcgggtcctctatgagttccaaactcatttcaagcgaccgtcacccgtatgggactctaacccacttagggtatctttcaccgtatgggactctaacccacttaggtgtccacaTTTCCCCCACGTCCATCGTGGTTGGGGttcaaacccaattgaggcacgatTCACCGGTCTCACATCCTATTGCTTACTAATCTAAGCATATCAAATAGAGACGTGCACCACCAAGGGAAAAACATTCTGAATACAAGATCGGTTCCACAAATCATAATAAGATTCATCAATCAAAGGTGAATTCACCAAAATACACAAGCAACAACATGACATGTTCCATATAAAGCGTCTCATTATTAACTATGGCAACCattcgtccacgacctccacatatagcgtcgtacgaatgaataccgtcTTCTAATGCTATCTAAGTTATAAACCTAACTTATGGCCTAATACCAATCCTAGGTTAACTCACTAGATTCATTATGTAATTTTTATAATTAACATGGATTCAATACAAGCATAGCATCACAAATGATTAATGGTTGAAGGAATGCACTTAGAAACCTttaagaaatggattttgaagtttttgGCATAAGCCAATCAATTGGTTGGGGAAGACAAACCGATTGGTTCCTTTCACATTGCTGTTTTTCGAAGTTTACAAAGGATCAATTGATTGATCCTCAGTGTCAATTGATTAGCTCACGAAAAATTTCTAATTTTCCAAAATAGAAAGTT containing:
- the LOC127082278 gene encoding uncharacterized protein LOC127082278, which translates into the protein MVRGKMKKAQDRQKSYADHRRRPLEFDEGGHVFLKATSRLRLKGPFKLQKISLRYVEPYQVIERIGEVAYKLALPPSILEMHDVFHVSQLRKFILNSLQLILPDSIEVEADLTFELLLSRIAGREVKVLTNKGILLVNVQYDESYLGDATWELESEMREACPHLFQVEIQVIQKVFL
- the LOC127082279 gene encoding uncharacterized protein LOC127082279, translated to MDEKLEEMSTQPGFAQSPYGVILFNQRICVPDDTELKRKVLEEGHKGVFTIHPGSSKMYQDLKKDYWWPGMKKDIVEYVSECITKRTIQTLEDMLRACVLESEGNWKELLPLIEFAYNNSYHASIKMAPYEALYGRKCRTPLCWTEVGEERILGPEIIQETT